One genomic window of Acidimicrobiia bacterium includes the following:
- a CDS encoding S53 family peptidase, with translation MRKVPIFTGVVAAMAGLLGLTLGGAPAGAAVSPKWAATATRAERLVHATDLGRAPAATPLRIAVGLAIQNRSDLDAALARGDVLTRPEFVARYAPSATQARAVASYLSSQGFTNVSVAANRLLVTAGGTVAQATQAFHTSIHHYLQRGVDVVANTQTAQVPAALASTVVAVLGLNTAGTMHVGATKAAADPPNPPSDCLIPGVGYPCTFNPQGFWSAYDATTAPTGANAKIAIFAEGDVSSVITDLRTEEAANRLHKVLTTVVPTGPATSDTLGLDEWDMDTQYSTGMAATVKHLYLYDGSTLNDSDIASEFNRFASDNKAVAGSASFGECEFQAFLDGSMLVDDQAFAEAAAQGQTVFASGGDTGGFCPVGVGANGVPAGAPDVNYPAASPWVVGVGGTTLVINTDGTYDEEVAWAAGGGGPSTLETAPAWTNGIAPPVTVVCSELVDVPCGRAVPDIAMDADPNSGANVYVDGEPEGVGGTSLSSPLALGVWARLQSGHANALGFAGPKLFAANATAAFHDIILGDTGPYPATPGDDYATGIGTFDVAQAATLIQ, from the coding sequence ATGCGCAAGGTTCCGATCTTCACGGGCGTCGTCGCGGCAATGGCGGGGCTGCTCGGTCTGACCCTGGGCGGCGCGCCGGCGGGTGCGGCGGTGAGCCCGAAGTGGGCGGCCACCGCGACCCGGGCCGAGCGCCTCGTGCACGCGACCGACCTCGGCCGCGCGCCCGCGGCCACGCCGCTGCGCATCGCCGTCGGCCTCGCGATCCAGAACCGCTCCGACCTCGACGCCGCGCTCGCGCGCGGCGACGTGCTCACCCGGCCCGAGTTCGTCGCGCGGTACGCGCCGAGCGCCACGCAGGCGCGCGCCGTCGCGTCGTACCTGTCGAGCCAGGGCTTCACGAACGTGAGCGTCGCCGCGAACCGGCTCCTCGTGACGGCCGGCGGCACCGTCGCGCAGGCCACGCAGGCGTTCCACACGTCGATCCACCACTACCTGCAGCGCGGCGTCGACGTGGTCGCGAACACACAGACCGCGCAGGTGCCGGCCGCGCTCGCGTCGACGGTCGTCGCCGTGCTCGGGCTCAACACCGCGGGCACGATGCACGTCGGCGCGACCAAGGCCGCGGCCGATCCGCCGAACCCGCCGTCGGACTGCCTGATCCCCGGCGTCGGCTACCCGTGCACCTTCAACCCGCAGGGCTTCTGGTCCGCGTACGACGCGACCACCGCGCCGACGGGCGCCAACGCGAAGATCGCGATCTTCGCCGAGGGTGACGTGAGCAGCGTCATCACCGACCTGCGCACCGAGGAGGCGGCGAACCGGCTCCACAAGGTCCTCACCACGGTCGTTCCGACCGGACCCGCGACGAGCGACACGCTCGGTCTCGACGAGTGGGACATGGACACGCAGTACTCGACCGGCATGGCCGCGACCGTGAAGCACCTCTACCTGTACGACGGCTCGACGCTCAACGACTCCGACATCGCGTCGGAGTTCAACCGCTTCGCTTCCGACAACAAGGCGGTCGCGGGCAGCGCGTCGTTCGGTGAGTGCGAGTTCCAGGCCTTCCTCGACGGCTCGATGCTCGTCGACGACCAGGCGTTCGCGGAGGCCGCGGCGCAGGGTCAGACCGTGTTCGCATCCGGCGGCGACACCGGCGGCTTCTGCCCGGTCGGCGTCGGCGCCAACGGCGTGCCCGCGGGCGCGCCCGACGTCAACTACCCCGCAGCATCGCCGTGGGTCGTCGGCGTCGGCGGCACCACGCTCGTCATCAATACCGACGGCACCTACGACGAAGAGGTCGCGTGGGCTGCGGGCGGCGGGGGCCCGAGCACGCTCGAGACCGCGCCGGCGTGGACGAACGGCATCGCGCCGCCCGTCACGGTCGTATGCAGCGAGCTCGTCGACGTGCCGTGCGGTCGCGCGGTGCCCGACATCGCGATGGACGCCGACCCGAACAGCGGCGCGAACGTGTACGTGGACGGCGAGCCCGAAGGCGTCGGCGGCACGAGCCTGTCGTCACCACTTGCGTTGGGCGTGTGGGCGCGACTCCAGTCGGGACACGCGAACGCGCTCGGCTTCGCAGGCCCGAAGCTCTTCGCGGCGAACGCCACGGCGGCGTTCCACGACATCATCCTCGGCGACACCGGGCCGTACCCGGCGACGCCGGGCGACGACTACGCGACGGGCATCGGGACGTTCGACGTCGCGCAGGCAGCGACGCTCATCCAGTAG
- a CDS encoding MFS transporter translates to MTQGQTSAWGATTEAPDPTRWIALVILSSTLFVIVLDNTILNVAVPTIIRDFHTQVSALQWVISGYSLVFASLLISFGRLGDIVGRRKLFFLGAALFAVGSLIASLSHSVVQLFFGESLIEGIGAAMMLPATLSIISASFRGRERGVAFAVWGSVAGGAGALGPWIGGILTTDYSWRWAFRVNVVIAPLAIIAGLFYVHESKDERAQGLDFPGFFAVTIGLLALVFGIIEAARYGWWSPIGSRSIGGWTWPLHSISLVPVSLAIAVIALAIYVAIEQRRVHAGKPVVFDFTDLVHRGFRYGLINTVVLAMGEFGAFFVLPIFLQAGLHLSAIRSGTWLLPAGIMAFVGGGVGGQISRRYGPKYVITVGLTFEALGIWLYFFAFSGSTSFAALLPALVLHGIGIGFATSQLTNVVLSDIPPQKAGSASGAAGMVRQVGTALGIALIGAIFVSQATSNVRHDLKRANNIPAAVKAQVLKGVSDGVGGGAPQGVDTNTPLGRQVDALVSHGVVEASKPAVAFAGVVVVTGALLSLLVPNIPAEHGPPSAPAAEGFAAPADDDERLDPTPA, encoded by the coding sequence ATGACGCAGGGTCAAACATCCGCTTGGGGTGCGACGACGGAAGCGCCCGATCCGACGCGATGGATCGCGCTCGTGATCCTGTCGAGCACGCTGTTCGTGATCGTGCTCGACAACACGATCCTGAACGTCGCGGTGCCGACGATCATCCGCGACTTCCACACGCAGGTCTCCGCGCTGCAGTGGGTGATCTCGGGCTACTCGCTCGTGTTCGCGTCGCTGCTCATCAGCTTCGGCCGCCTCGGCGACATCGTCGGCCGCCGCAAGCTGTTCTTCCTCGGCGCGGCCTTGTTCGCCGTCGGGTCGTTGATCGCGTCGCTCTCGCACTCGGTCGTGCAGCTGTTCTTCGGCGAGTCGCTGATCGAGGGCATCGGCGCGGCGATGATGCTGCCGGCCACCCTGTCGATCATCTCCGCGAGCTTCCGCGGCCGTGAGCGAGGGGTCGCCTTCGCGGTGTGGGGGTCGGTCGCCGGCGGCGCGGGCGCACTCGGACCGTGGATCGGCGGCATCCTCACCACCGACTACTCGTGGCGGTGGGCGTTCCGCGTGAACGTCGTGATCGCGCCGCTGGCGATCATCGCCGGGCTCTTCTACGTGCACGAGTCGAAGGACGAGCGCGCGCAAGGCCTCGACTTCCCGGGCTTCTTCGCGGTCACCATCGGATTGCTCGCGCTCGTCTTCGGGATCATCGAAGCCGCGCGCTACGGGTGGTGGTCACCGATCGGCAGCCGGTCGATCGGCGGGTGGACGTGGCCGTTGCATTCGATCTCGCTCGTGCCGGTGTCGCTCGCGATCGCGGTGATCGCGCTGGCGATCTACGTCGCGATCGAGCAGCGGCGCGTGCACGCGGGCAAACCGGTCGTGTTCGACTTCACCGACCTCGTGCACCGCGGCTTCCGTTACGGGCTCATCAACACGGTCGTGCTCGCGATGGGCGAGTTCGGCGCGTTCTTCGTACTGCCGATCTTCCTGCAGGCGGGTCTGCATCTGTCCGCGATTCGTAGCGGCACGTGGCTACTGCCCGCGGGGATCATGGCGTTCGTCGGCGGCGGCGTCGGCGGCCAGATCAGTCGCCGCTACGGACCGAAGTACGTGATCACCGTCGGCCTCACGTTCGAGGCCCTCGGGATCTGGCTGTACTTCTTCGCGTTCTCGGGCTCGACCTCGTTCGCCGCCTTGCTGCCTGCGCTCGTACTGCACGGCATCGGCATCGGCTTCGCGACGAGCCAGCTCACGAATGTGGTGCTCAGCGACATCCCACCGCAGAAGGCCGGATCCGCGAGCGGCGCCGCCGGCATGGTCCGCCAAGTCGGCACCGCGCTCGGCATCGCGTTGATCGGCGCGATCTTCGTGTCGCAAGCCACGAGCAACGTGCGCCACGACCTCAAGCGCGCGAACAACATCCCCGCCGCGGTGAAGGCCCAGGTGCTGAAGGGCGTGAGCGACGGCGTCGGTGGCGGCGCGCCGCAGGGCGTCGACACGAACACCCCCCTCGGCCGCCAGGTCGACGCGCTGGTCTCACACGGCGTCGTCGAAGCGTCGAAGCCCGCGGTCGCGTTCGCGGGCGTGGTGGTCGTCACGGGCGCGCTGCTCTCGCTGCTCGTGCCGAACATCCCGGCCGAGCACGGGCCGCCGAGCGCCCCCGCCGCCGAGGGATTCGCCGCCCCGGCCGACGACGACGAGCGGCTCGACCCGACGCCGGCCTGA